The nucleotide window TCGAAGAAGATTTCCTTCAGCTTAGGGAACAGCTCCCACGCGCGGGCGAACTCCGCCGCGACATCCCCTGCCGACCGTTTGCGCCACGGATGACCAGAAATCGTCTGCGGCCACAGGCAAAACGTACACAGCGCCGGACAACCGCGCGTCGAGTAAAACGCCACGTACGGGTGCAGCAGAAACGGCACGTTGTACTTCGTATAATCAAGATCGCGGGCGTACACTTCCGTCACCCACGGCAGGGCGTCGAGGTCATGAATCGGCGGCCGTTCCGGCGTGCTGACAAACCGCCCGGCGGCGTCCAAGTAGGCAACGCCGTCAATCTCTGCAAGCGGCTTGCCCATGGCAAACTCCGTCACGGTGTAGTCAAACTCCTTGCGCGTCACAAAATCAATCGCGCCCTCGGCCATCCGAAGCGTTTCTTCAGCGCGAACGGTGACATGCGGCCCCACAAAGGCAATCTTGACGTGCGGGTTCTGTTCCTTGAACATCCGCGCCAGCTTGAGGTCGTTGTGCAGTCCCGGCGCGCTTGTGAACAGCACAATAAACTCGTAGTCCTTGGCAATGGCGAGCGTTTCCTGAACTCCGATGCCGTGGGGCGGGGCGTCCACCAGCCGTGCGCCGGGAATCATGCCGGCCGGATAAGCGAGCCACACCGGATACCAGTAGGAGGCAATTTCGCGTGTCGCCGGCCAACGGGAACTCGCGCCGCCGTCAAAACCCTCAAACGACGGTGGATTCAAAAGCAACGTCTTCATCGGCATAGGATTTTGTCTCTCCCCATCGCCGCGTGTCATCAGCGCGGTCGGCGCACGTCACGCGGAAGTTGAGTGCAAAATGATACTTGTCGTTAGAAAGCGCACGCCGGCGGCGCGCGCCGGTTTCGTCAACAAATGGGCTTGGTTCTGCCGAGTGGGCGTCGCGCTGTGGCTGCTCGGTTTGAGCCTGCCGCCAACCATACACGGCGCTTACGTTACGGATGCGCCCCCGCCGGAGGCGCTGGTGGCGCAGATGCGGGAGGCGTTTGCGCGACTCAACGATTACACCTGCCGTTTGGTTGAGCGCAGCTTCAAACGCCCGGATGAGTTTTCCGAAAGCGATTACGCCTTCAAGAAGCCACGTTTGATGAAACTGGTCGGACGCGCCGGCCGGTCGCAAGGCGCTGTAGTCGTGCTGGGCCGGGACGGCAAACCGCGCCTGCGCAAAAACGGCTTTCCCGTACCGGCGTTTCTGGCGCGCGCCGAACTGCATGACTTCACCCACAGCGACTTCGGCAGTCTGATTGATGAAATCGCCCGTCTGATGGCGGACGGCGCGGAGGCGAGCGTCGTCGTCCAAGGCGACGCCTACGTGCTGCGGCTGGCGCGTGGCCGTAACGTACGCCTCTACAGCGTG belongs to Chloracidobacterium sp. and includes:
- the hpnJ gene encoding hopanoid biosynthesis associated radical SAM protein HpnJ codes for the protein MPMKTLLLNPPSFEGFDGGASSRWPATREIASYWYPVWLAYPAGMIPGARLVDAPPHGIGVQETLAIAKDYEFIVLFTSAPGLHNDLKLARMFKEQNPHVKIAFVGPHVTVRAEETLRMAEGAIDFVTRKEFDYTVTEFAMGKPLAEIDGVAYLDAAGRFVSTPERPPIHDLDALPWVTEVYARDLDYTKYNVPFLLHPYVAFYSTRGCPALCTFCLWPQTISGHPWRKRSAGDVAAEFARAWELFPKLKEIFFDDDTFSYQPSRTIEVCEKLKPLKKTWSCTARVTTTYDALKAMKEAGCRLLIVGFESGDDQILQNIKKGATTEMARQFMKNCKKLGLVVHGDFILGLPGETPQTIEKTIRFAKELDCETIQVSIAHAYPGTELYDYLVENGWLTEDAMTDEEGHQLPHIEYPGLTKAQIMKAVEDFYDSYYFRPRIVARIVGKAIFDPAERRRLFREARDFLRLRSKRQEYYRSQVETAGTHKGV